The following coding sequences lie in one Silene latifolia isolate original U9 population chromosome 5, ASM4854445v1, whole genome shotgun sequence genomic window:
- the LOC141656379 gene encoding uncharacterized protein LOC141656379: MAEASPKQSETPPSNNPFVFLTQIPQCLLNSFKNLTKKQEKKAENDNKSLKNDVVVVVEESSVINAQKTPDVVNFPWIKQDVPPIKLESEDVQQDTNPIILWQVYALGGFIILKWAWGKWQERKDKAKEDAPDDDDHPAADDIDQPAADDADQPAADD; encoded by the exons ATGGCAGAAGCATCACCCAAACAATCTGAAACTCCACCATCAAACAACCCTTTTGTATTCTTAACTCAAATTCCTCAATGTTTACTTAATTCGTTCAAAAACCTCACTAAAAAGCAGGAAAAGAAGGCAGAAAATGATAACAAATCATTGAAAAacgatgttgttgttgttgttgaagaaaGTTCTGTAATTAATGCCCAAAAAACCCCAGATGTTGTTAATTTTCCTTGGATTAAACAAGATGTTCCTCCAAttaagcttgagagtgaagatgtTCAACAGGATACTAACCCTATCATACTTTGGCAG GTATATGCTCTTGGAGGATTCATCATCTTGAAATGGGCATGGGGAAAGTGGCAAGAAAGgaaggacaaggccaaggagGACGCACCTGATGACGATGATCATCCCGCTGCTGATGACATTGATCAACCAGCTGCTGATGACGCTGATCAACCAGCTGCTGATGACTAG
- the LOC141656380 gene encoding PRA1 family protein H — protein sequence MSFKPNPLSLSLSDPNFESWLRDSGYLELLDHRTTQLHNLHASTSSTHSTTTPTTTTTAPTTTNTTRTTTKTTITAISYTLTMSLISSLATILSLFTLNPFAKLNSSDFTSNNENFSVMNSINWTNSGFLGCFDSYSFPSSPTQARMRVHENVKRFARQYAVLSLVIFCCSLYKMPLAFVGLLSCLAVWELFRFCDAKWALERYPSSRQVLIRAGQCGVAAILFWCNVQAAIFCTVVVSYAVLIMHASFRKLTPAKQPVKGRRR from the exons ATGTCGTTCAAACCAAACCCCTTATCCCTAAGCCTGTCCGACCCTAACTTCGAATCCTGGCTCCGCGACTCAGGCTATCTCGAACTCCTCGACCACCGAACCACCCAACTCCACAACCTCCATGCCTCCACCTCTTCAACCCACTCCACCACCACtccaacaaccacaaccaccgcaccaaccaccaccaacaccacccgaaccaccaccaaaaccaccaTAACCGCCATTTCCTACACCTTAACAATGTCCTTAATCTCATCCTTAGCTACAATTCTCTCTCTTTTTACTCTTAACCCTTTTGCTAAGCTTAATTCCTCTGATTTTACCTCAAATAATGAGAATTTTAGTGTTATGAATTCAATTAATTGGACTAATTCTGGGTTTTTAGGATGTTTTGATAGTTATTCTTTTCCTTCTTCTCCTACTCAAGCTCGAATGCGTGTTCATGAGAATGTTAAGCGATTTGCTAGACAATATGCTGTTTTGTCTCTTGTGATTTTTTGTTGTTCTTT GTACAAGATGCCACTTGCGTTCGTTGGACTGTTATCATGCTTAGCAGTATGGGAGCTTTTTAGATTTTGTGATGCTAAATGGGCGCTTGAGCGATATCCTTCTAGTCGACAAGTTCTGATTCGCGCTGGCCAGTGTG GAGTTGCAGCCATTCTGTTCTGGTGCAATGTTCAGGCGGCCATTTTCTGTACTGTTGTGGTCAGCTATGCAG TTCTGATTATGCACGCATCTTTCCGGAAGCTCACTCCGGCCAAGCAGCCTGTCAAAGGAAGACGGAGATGA
- the LOC141656381 gene encoding uncharacterized protein LOC141656381 isoform X2 gives MADVEVFMEAAGARFDNLELIGRGSFGDVYKGFDKELNKVVAIKVIDLEESEDEIEDIQKEISVLSQCRSPYITEYYGSYLHQTKLWIIMEYMAGGSVADLLQPGHPLEETSIACILRDLLHAIDYLHAEGKIHRDIKAANILLTENGDVKVADFGVSAQLTKTISRRKTFVGTPFWMAPEVIQNSDGYNEKADIWSLGITAIEMAKGEPPLADLHPMRVLFIIPRENPPQLDEHFSRPMKELVSLCLRKVPAERPSAKELLKLRFIRNARKSPRLLERIRERPKYQVKEDIDNVRNGLKAYGEGSDTVKVTREQKSDGTVRSRNAGWDFSIGGSQSTGTVRSVVRPPPVQAKREESSHNEATPRKTLDGDSQWLSGSGNGLYESSEVSLGRYSRDEDEGSQSGSGTVVVRSPRGRQSSSLRSNQSTRSSSTYASFEDTSSSGTLVVRGQHDEPVSPRTPKSRLGHEERSSSSYEDSASNLAEAKAAMQKGMRKGLGRERPVMNRVSKDMQDDKSDQMRNSSVSPRRSREDLDVQRAFSSSPKNDDEENARMSILSSSTALSAVLIPSLKEVIAEDSEGTVRAVRNALIDMERRKPGSSDVLISRLLHRLGSSRDPSLKDMQELAVHIFSTSNKKPVEEDSKKKPQTKEFLSNPNMSPLARFLLSRWHGHASRDLKPT, from the exons ATGGCGGATGTGGAGGTGTTTATGGAAGCGGCTGGGGCGAGATTTGATAATTTGGAGCTCATTGGAAGAGGATCTTTTGGTGATGTTTATAAAGG TTTTGATAAGGAGCTCAACAAAGTCGTTGCCATTAAAGTTATTGACCTGGAGGAATC CGAAGATGAAATTGAAGATATTCAAAAG GAAATATCAGTTCTGTCCCAATGCCGATCGCCATACATCACTGAGTACTATGGCTCTTATCTGCACCAAACAAAATTATGGATAATAATGGAATACATGGCTGGTGGTTCCGTTGCTGACCTA CTACAACCAGGCCACCCTCTTGAAGAAACATCGATAGCCTGTATCTTGCGTGATTTGCTTCATGCCATTGATTATCTTCATGCTGAAGGCAAAATTCACAGAGATATTAAAG CTGCAAATATTTTGCTGACTGAGAATGGCGATGTTAAG GTTGCAGATTTTGGCGTCTCTGCACAGTTGACGAAGACTATATCTCGCCGAAAG ACATTTGTTGGAACACCATTTTGGATGGCTCCAGAGGTAATCCAGAATTCGGATGGCTACAATGAGAAG GCAGATATATGGTCTCTTGGCATAACTGCAATTGAAATGGCAAAGGGGGAACCCCCACTTGCAGATCTTCACCCCATGAGAGTGCTTTTTATCATACCTCGGGAGAATCCGCCGCAG TTGGATGAGCATTTCTCTCGCCCCATGAAAGAACTCGTTTCGTTATGTCTCCGGAAAGTCCCTGCTGAG AGGCCTAGTGCAAAGGAACTATTGAAGCTCAGGTTCATCAGGAATGCTAGGAAAAGCCCTAGACTTCTTGAAAGAATAAG AGAGCGTCCCAAGTATCAAGTCAAGGAAGATATTGACAATGTCAGGAATGGTCTTAAAGCTTATGGTGAGGGGTCTGACACTGTCAAGGTGACTAGAGAACAGAAAAGTGACGGAACTGTCCGATCTAG GAATGCAGGATGGGACTTCAGCATCGGTGGGTCACAGAGTACTGGCACAGTCCGGAGTGTTGTGAGACCACCTCCAGTTCAGGCTAAGAGAGAAGAAAGTTCACACAATGAGGCGACTCCAAGAAAAACATTAGATGGTGATAGTCAATGGCTATCTGGATCTGGTAATGGGCTTTATGAATCTTCAGAAGTTTCCCTTGGCAGATATTCCAGAGATGAG GATGAGGGTTCTCAAAGTGGATCAGGAACAGTTGTTGTACGATCTCCTAGAGGACGGCAGTCATCATCTTTACGCAGTAATCAAAGCACTCGG TCTAGCAGCACATATGCTTCTTTCGAGGACACCTCATCCAGTGGCACTCTTGTTGTTCGTGGTCAACATGATGAACCTGTGTCTCCTCGAACTCCCAAGTCTAGACTTGGGCATGAAGAAAGAAGTTCTTCCTCTTATGAAGACAGTGCTTCTAACCTTGCAGAG GCAAAAGCTGCTATGCAAAAAGGGATGAGGAAAGGTCTTGGACGTGAAAGACCAGTAATGAACAGAGTCAGTAAAGACATGCAGGATGATAAATCCGATCAAATGCGAAATAGTTCCGTGTCTCCTAG ACGAAGTCGTGAAGACTTGGATGTCCAGAGAGCTTTCTCAAGCTCGCCTAAAAATGACGATGAGGAAAATGCCAGAATGTCTATTTTGTCATCATCTACTGCATTATCGGCAGTGCTTATCCCTTCACTGAAAGAG GTGATTGCTGAGGATTCAGAAGGGACTGTTCGTGCTGTGAGAAATGCCCTTATTGATATGGAGCGGAGAAAACCTGGCTCTTCTGACGTCCTTATCAGTAGGCTGCTTCATCGGCTTGGAAG TTCCAGGGATCCCTCGTTGAAAGATATGCAAGAGTTAGCGGTCCACATTTTCTCAACAAGTAATAAAAAGCCTGTTGAGGAGGATAGTAAGAAAAAGCCGCAGACCAAAGAGTTTCTTTCGAATCCAAACATGAGTCCCCTTGCAAGGTTTCTGCTTTCAAG ATGGCATGGACATGCTTCTCGTGATCTAAAACCGACATAG
- the LOC141656381 gene encoding uncharacterized protein LOC141656381 isoform X1, translated as MADVEVFMEAAGARFDNLELIGRGSFGDVYKGFDKELNKVVAIKVIDLEESEDEIEDIQKEISVLSQCRSPYITEYYGSYLHQTKLWIIMEYMAGGSVADLLQPGHPLEETSIACILRDLLHAIDYLHAEGKIHRDIKAANILLTENGDVKVADFGVSAQLTKTISRRKTFVGTPFWMAPEVIQNSDGYNEKADIWSLGITAIEMAKGEPPLADLHPMRVLFIIPRENPPQLDEHFSRPMKELVSLCLRKVPAERPSAKELLKLRFIRNARKSPRLLERIRERPKYQVKEDIDNVRNGLKAYGEGSDTVKVTREQKSDGTVRSSNQGKTFRNAGWDFSIGGSQSTGTVRSVVRPPPVQAKREESSHNEATPRKTLDGDSQWLSGSGNGLYESSEVSLGRYSRDEDEGSQSGSGTVVVRSPRGRQSSSLRSNQSTRSSSTYASFEDTSSSGTLVVRGQHDEPVSPRTPKSRLGHEERSSSSYEDSASNLAEAKAAMQKGMRKGLGRERPVMNRVSKDMQDDKSDQMRNSSVSPRRSREDLDVQRAFSSSPKNDDEENARMSILSSSTALSAVLIPSLKEVIAEDSEGTVRAVRNALIDMERRKPGSSDVLISRLLHRLGSSRDPSLKDMQELAVHIFSTSNKKPVEEDSKKKPQTKEFLSNPNMSPLARFLLSRWHGHASRDLKPT; from the exons ATGGCGGATGTGGAGGTGTTTATGGAAGCGGCTGGGGCGAGATTTGATAATTTGGAGCTCATTGGAAGAGGATCTTTTGGTGATGTTTATAAAGG TTTTGATAAGGAGCTCAACAAAGTCGTTGCCATTAAAGTTATTGACCTGGAGGAATC CGAAGATGAAATTGAAGATATTCAAAAG GAAATATCAGTTCTGTCCCAATGCCGATCGCCATACATCACTGAGTACTATGGCTCTTATCTGCACCAAACAAAATTATGGATAATAATGGAATACATGGCTGGTGGTTCCGTTGCTGACCTA CTACAACCAGGCCACCCTCTTGAAGAAACATCGATAGCCTGTATCTTGCGTGATTTGCTTCATGCCATTGATTATCTTCATGCTGAAGGCAAAATTCACAGAGATATTAAAG CTGCAAATATTTTGCTGACTGAGAATGGCGATGTTAAG GTTGCAGATTTTGGCGTCTCTGCACAGTTGACGAAGACTATATCTCGCCGAAAG ACATTTGTTGGAACACCATTTTGGATGGCTCCAGAGGTAATCCAGAATTCGGATGGCTACAATGAGAAG GCAGATATATGGTCTCTTGGCATAACTGCAATTGAAATGGCAAAGGGGGAACCCCCACTTGCAGATCTTCACCCCATGAGAGTGCTTTTTATCATACCTCGGGAGAATCCGCCGCAG TTGGATGAGCATTTCTCTCGCCCCATGAAAGAACTCGTTTCGTTATGTCTCCGGAAAGTCCCTGCTGAG AGGCCTAGTGCAAAGGAACTATTGAAGCTCAGGTTCATCAGGAATGCTAGGAAAAGCCCTAGACTTCTTGAAAGAATAAG AGAGCGTCCCAAGTATCAAGTCAAGGAAGATATTGACAATGTCAGGAATGGTCTTAAAGCTTATGGTGAGGGGTCTGACACTGTCAAGGTGACTAGAGAACAGAAAAGTGACGGAACTGTCCGATCTAG TAATCAGGGAAAAACATTTAGGAATGCAGGATGGGACTTCAGCATCGGTGGGTCACAGAGTACTGGCACAGTCCGGAGTGTTGTGAGACCACCTCCAGTTCAGGCTAAGAGAGAAGAAAGTTCACACAATGAGGCGACTCCAAGAAAAACATTAGATGGTGATAGTCAATGGCTATCTGGATCTGGTAATGGGCTTTATGAATCTTCAGAAGTTTCCCTTGGCAGATATTCCAGAGATGAG GATGAGGGTTCTCAAAGTGGATCAGGAACAGTTGTTGTACGATCTCCTAGAGGACGGCAGTCATCATCTTTACGCAGTAATCAAAGCACTCGG TCTAGCAGCACATATGCTTCTTTCGAGGACACCTCATCCAGTGGCACTCTTGTTGTTCGTGGTCAACATGATGAACCTGTGTCTCCTCGAACTCCCAAGTCTAGACTTGGGCATGAAGAAAGAAGTTCTTCCTCTTATGAAGACAGTGCTTCTAACCTTGCAGAG GCAAAAGCTGCTATGCAAAAAGGGATGAGGAAAGGTCTTGGACGTGAAAGACCAGTAATGAACAGAGTCAGTAAAGACATGCAGGATGATAAATCCGATCAAATGCGAAATAGTTCCGTGTCTCCTAG ACGAAGTCGTGAAGACTTGGATGTCCAGAGAGCTTTCTCAAGCTCGCCTAAAAATGACGATGAGGAAAATGCCAGAATGTCTATTTTGTCATCATCTACTGCATTATCGGCAGTGCTTATCCCTTCACTGAAAGAG GTGATTGCTGAGGATTCAGAAGGGACTGTTCGTGCTGTGAGAAATGCCCTTATTGATATGGAGCGGAGAAAACCTGGCTCTTCTGACGTCCTTATCAGTAGGCTGCTTCATCGGCTTGGAAG TTCCAGGGATCCCTCGTTGAAAGATATGCAAGAGTTAGCGGTCCACATTTTCTCAACAAGTAATAAAAAGCCTGTTGAGGAGGATAGTAAGAAAAAGCCGCAGACCAAAGAGTTTCTTTCGAATCCAAACATGAGTCCCCTTGCAAGGTTTCTGCTTTCAAG ATGGCATGGACATGCTTCTCGTGATCTAAAACCGACATAG